A genomic window from Pseudonocardia broussonetiae includes:
- a CDS encoding (2,3-dihydroxybenzoyl)adenylate synthase yields MPSPIRDHTVGWPADLVEDYVARGYWLGVPLGTALRQVAGGHPDAPALVDVAAGVRLTHGELADRADAAAARLLDLGMAPGERIVVQLGNGWEFVVLTLACLRAGIVPVMALPAHRRTELAYLARHAEATAIAVPDRMRDFDHQVLAHDLADDVREVTGGPWHVLVAGDDVAPGSTDLRRLCSPGEPAADRARLDALAPGSRDVAVFLLSGGTTGLPKLIARTHDDYAYNARRSAEVTGVDGETVYLVSLPAGHNFPLACPGILGTLLAGGTVVTLPSPEPVRAFAAVRDEGVTHTAVVPAVAGRWLDHAAEHGAGDLASLRVLQVGGARLADELARRVAPVLGCRLQQVFGMAEGLLNYTRLDDPDEVVCTTQGRPMSPADEVRLVDELDRDVPDGEPGSLLTRGPYTPRGYYRAAEQNARAFTDDGWYRSGDICRRTPEGNLVVEGRDKDMINRGGEKISAEEVENLVYQLPAVAQVAAVAMPDPQLGERVCLYVVPRPGTTVTLQEVRDAMDALGVARFKLPEHLVLVDELAATKVGKIDKKALRADIAHRLSGTPA; encoded by the coding sequence ATGCCCAGCCCCATCCGCGACCACACCGTCGGGTGGCCCGCCGACCTCGTCGAGGACTACGTCGCCCGGGGCTACTGGCTCGGGGTCCCGCTCGGCACCGCGCTGCGGCAGGTCGCGGGCGGGCACCCGGACGCCCCGGCCCTGGTCGACGTCGCCGCCGGCGTGCGGCTGACCCACGGCGAGCTCGCCGACCGCGCCGACGCCGCGGCCGCCCGCCTGCTCGACCTCGGGATGGCCCCGGGGGAGCGGATCGTGGTGCAGCTGGGCAACGGGTGGGAGTTCGTCGTCCTCACCCTGGCCTGCCTGCGCGCCGGGATCGTGCCGGTCATGGCGCTGCCCGCGCACCGCCGCACCGAGCTGGCCTACCTGGCCCGGCACGCCGAGGCCACCGCGATCGCGGTGCCCGACCGGATGCGCGACTTCGACCACCAGGTGCTCGCCCACGACCTCGCCGACGACGTCCGCGAGGTCACCGGCGGCCCGTGGCACGTGCTCGTCGCCGGCGACGACGTCGCCCCCGGCAGCACCGACCTGCGGCGGCTCTGCAGCCCCGGCGAGCCGGCGGCGGACCGGGCCCGGCTCGACGCCCTCGCCCCCGGCAGCCGCGACGTGGCCGTCTTCCTGCTCTCCGGCGGCACGACCGGCCTGCCGAAGCTGATCGCCCGCACCCACGACGACTACGCCTACAACGCCCGCCGCAGCGCGGAGGTGACCGGCGTCGACGGGGAGACCGTCTACCTGGTCAGCCTGCCCGCGGGGCACAACTTCCCGCTGGCCTGCCCCGGCATCCTCGGGACGCTGCTGGCGGGCGGCACGGTCGTGACGCTGCCCTCGCCCGAGCCCGTCCGCGCCTTCGCGGCGGTCCGGGACGAGGGCGTCACGCACACCGCGGTGGTCCCCGCCGTCGCGGGCCGCTGGCTCGACCACGCCGCCGAGCACGGCGCGGGCGACCTCGCGTCGCTCCGCGTGCTGCAGGTCGGCGGTGCCCGGCTGGCCGACGAGCTGGCCCGCAGGGTCGCGCCGGTGCTCGGGTGCCGGCTGCAGCAGGTGTTCGGCATGGCCGAGGGTCTGCTCAACTACACCCGCCTCGACGACCCCGACGAGGTCGTCTGCACCACCCAGGGACGCCCGATGAGCCCGGCGGACGAGGTCCGGCTCGTCGACGAGCTCGACCGCGACGTCCCCGACGGCGAGCCCGGCTCGCTCCTGACCCGCGGCCCCTACACGCCGCGGGGCTACTACCGGGCCGCCGAGCAGAACGCCCGCGCCTTCACCGACGACGGCTGGTACCGCTCCGGCGACATCTGCCGGCGCACGCCCGAGGGCAACCTGGTCGTCGAGGGCCGTGACAAGGACATGATCAACCGGGGCGGGGAGAAGATCTCGGCCGAGGAGGTCGAGAACCTGGTCTACCAGCTGCCCGCGGTGGCGCAGGTGGCCGCGGTGGCCATGCCCGACCCGCAGCTGGGGGAGCGCGTCTGCCTCTACGTCGTGCCCCGGCCGGGTACGACCGTGACGCTCCAGGAAGTCCGCGACGCGATGGACGCCCTCGGCGTCGCGCGCTTCAAGCTGCCCGAGCACCTCGTCCTGGTGGACGAGCTGGCCGCCACGAAGGTCGGGAAGATCGACAAGAAGGCGCTGCGGGCCGACATCGCCCACCGGCTCAGCGGGACTCCGGCCTGA